A stretch of Streptococcus chenjunshii DNA encodes these proteins:
- a CDS encoding DUF3021 domain-containing protein — MKNTWKTAVLYFLIGVGLGGLSYSATLVLNGAENQTVAQIVNVVWISGLIGLISMIFELERPNFAWQLFLHFLGVCGLVALLNYLNNLTSDIFDLSFLGKYAATYLIIWIVVYFVFYNRVHHINRKLQERQSEDLKR; from the coding sequence ATGAAAAACACTTGGAAAACTGCTGTCCTGTATTTTTTAATCGGAGTCGGTCTTGGCGGTCTGAGCTATTCCGCAACATTAGTACTTAATGGCGCAGAGAATCAAACGGTTGCACAGATTGTCAACGTCGTTTGGATCAGCGGTTTGATCGGCTTGATAAGTATGATTTTTGAGTTGGAACGTCCCAACTTTGCTTGGCAGCTGTTTCTGCACTTCTTAGGCGTGTGCGGTCTGGTAGCTCTTCTTAATTACCTGAATAATCTCACCTCGGATATTTTTGATTTGAGTTTTTTGGGGAAATATGCTGCTACCTACTTAATCATTTGGATTGTGGTTTATTTTGTTTTTTATAACAGGGTCCACCATATTAACCGAAAACTTC
- a CDS encoding LytTR family DNA-binding domain-containing protein codes for MDYRFEEDYNLSPNEIDITVRSRSLTAEVQGVLTYLSRYEAKAPSIIPLKTKDRMEMLKVDELVVVDVDADSLILETLKGRYMITERLYKFKERLNNPDFIQVSKHGLININHLQALEASFSGNMLAILTGKRKADVSRRYLRHLENALGL; via the coding sequence ATGGATTACCGTTTTGAAGAAGATTACAATCTGTCTCCGAATGAAATTGATATTACTGTGCGCAGCCGCAGCTTAACGGCTGAAGTTCAGGGCGTGCTGACTTATTTAAGCCGTTATGAAGCAAAAGCACCGTCCATTATCCCTTTGAAAACAAAGGACCGGATGGAAATGCTGAAAGTTGATGAGCTGGTGGTTGTTGATGTCGATGCTGACAGCTTAATTTTAGAGACTTTAAAGGGCCGTTATATGATTACGGAAAGACTTTATAAATTTAAGGAGCGGCTTAATAATCCTGATTTTATTCAAGTGTCTAAGCATGGTCTGATAAACATCAATCACCTGCAGGCCTTGGAGGCCAGCTTTTCCGGCAATATGCTGGCGATTTTAACAGGTAAGCGTAAGGCCGATGTCAGCCGCCGCTATCTGCGTCATTTGGAAAATGCTTTAGGATTGTGA
- a CDS encoding ABC transporter permease: MIVTVKRNLALYFSSKSSVFFSLMGAWIAFALYLIFLQKNMLDNWKTLPDAELVLDKWVMAGTLAVTSITTTWTGIVRMIRDKESQRFADFLLTDTSAFKLNLGYFISAALIGMLMQIMMFTIMVLYFYWQDGLTIELLQAAKLLGVMLISSILAASLSLLLGQLFQSTEAAERFSVIIGTASGFLVGVYVPIGTLPDFAQQLIKVTPAAYAAAASRQILLTDYHWGQSAGTIKAYLGVGLKWDRLTSLNQNIAAMVGVILLSFMVLGLFQFVKKTLLR, from the coding sequence ATGATAGTCACAGTCAAAAGAAATTTAGCCCTCTATTTCAGCAGTAAAAGCAGCGTTTTTTTCTCGTTGATGGGAGCATGGATTGCCTTTGCATTGTACCTTATTTTTCTGCAGAAAAATATGCTGGATAATTGGAAGACTCTGCCCGATGCGGAGCTTGTTCTGGATAAGTGGGTGATGGCAGGAACACTGGCAGTGACCAGTATCACAACAACATGGACTGGTATTGTTCGCATGATCCGGGACAAAGAAAGCCAGAGGTTTGCGGATTTTTTGCTGACAGATACCTCTGCCTTTAAGCTGAATTTAGGCTATTTTATCAGTGCGGCTCTTATTGGGATGCTGATGCAGATTATGATGTTTACGATAATGGTCCTTTATTTTTACTGGCAGGATGGTTTGACTATAGAACTGCTGCAGGCCGCAAAACTACTGGGAGTTATGCTGATCAGCTCGATTTTGGCTGCCAGCCTGAGTCTGCTGCTGGGACAGTTATTTCAGTCGACTGAAGCAGCCGAACGTTTTTCTGTTATTATCGGAACAGCTTCCGGTTTCTTAGTTGGTGTCTACGTGCCGATAGGTACTCTGCCAGATTTTGCTCAGCAGCTGATCAAGGTAACACCAGCCGCCTATGCTGCTGCAGCCAGCCGTCAAATCTTACTGACAGATTACCATTGGGGACAGTCAGCCGGAACTATTAAAGCCTATCTGGGGGTTGGCCTTAAATGGGATCGCTTAACAAGCCTGAATCAAAATATAGCTGCAATGGTTGGAGTTATTCTTCTCAGCTTTATGGTATTAGGTCTCTTTCAATTTGTGAAAAAAACACTTTTACGGTAA
- a CDS encoding ABC transporter ATP-binding protein produces the protein MLIETQNITKQYGDKTVVSQLNVQIPKGSLVAYLGTNGAGKSTTIKMLTGLTKPTSGRIVSATGIKIGIVFQDSVLDSELTVEANLNHRAGLYRGLDQVWLRDLFKLTGLQGLLSQKYGKLSGGQRRRVDIARALLNKPDLLFLDEPTTGLDVQTRQMIWELLYRLKQEQGLTIFLTTHYLEEAENAEVTYVIDKGKILAQGKASDLIQQYAKNQLRLFLKEKRLAADLPYTMTETAFGYTAEGLTSQEALEVLESCKAVLDDFDFKRGTINEAFVAITGREIS, from the coding sequence ATGCTTATAGAAACTCAAAACATAACCAAACAATATGGAGATAAAACTGTTGTCAGTCAATTAAATGTACAGATTCCTAAAGGCAGTTTAGTGGCTTATTTAGGAACTAATGGCGCGGGCAAATCGACAACGATTAAGATGCTGACGGGATTAACTAAACCGACTTCGGGACGTATTGTTTCTGCTACAGGCATCAAGATTGGGATTGTTTTTCAGGACAGTGTGCTGGACAGTGAGTTGACAGTTGAGGCTAATTTGAACCATAGAGCCGGACTTTATCGGGGACTTGATCAGGTTTGGCTGCGGGATTTATTTAAGCTGACCGGACTGCAGGGGCTGCTCAGTCAGAAATACGGAAAGCTTTCCGGCGGCCAGCGCCGGCGTGTTGACATCGCACGGGCCCTGCTTAATAAGCCGGATTTGCTTTTTTTAGATGAACCAACAACTGGCCTCGATGTTCAGACACGTCAGATGATTTGGGAATTGCTCTATCGTTTAAAGCAAGAACAGGGTCTAACAATCTTTCTGACAACACATTATCTGGAGGAAGCCGAAAATGCAGAAGTGACTTATGTCATTGATAAAGGGAAGATTCTTGCGCAGGGGAAAGCTTCTGACTTAATCCAGCAGTATGCTAAAAACCAGCTGCGTCTGTTTTTGAAGGAGAAGCGGCTGGCTGCAGATTTACCGTATACAATGACCGAGACTGCTTTTGGTTATACAGCAGAAGGCCTGACTTCTCAGGAAGCACTTGAAGTCCTTGAAAGCTGTAAAGCTGTTCTTGATGATTTTGATTTCAAACGAGGCACAATCAATGAAGCCTTTGTAGCTATTACAGGAAGGGAGATTAGCTGA
- a CDS encoding DUF2628 domain-containing protein, with translation MKVTLKNKENEEKKVPIGISWTTFFFGPFVPLFRRDWKWFGIMLGVTFVVAAIFIALDIETGGGVVGVAFSFIYNRLYCQDLLKKGWQPATEEDTQLINEKVN, from the coding sequence ATGAAGGTTACATTAAAAAACAAAGAAAATGAAGAGAAAAAGGTTCCAATTGGAATAAGCTGGACAACTTTCTTTTTCGGCCCCTTTGTTCCTTTATTTAGACGTGATTGGAAATGGTTTGGGATTATGCTAGGTGTTACTTTTGTTGTAGCCGCCATTTTTATAGCTTTAGATATTGAAACTGGTGGCGGTGTCGTAGGTGTTGCTTTTTCTTTTATTTATAACCGACTTTATTGTCAAGACCTGCTCAAAAAAGGTTGGCAGCCAGCCACTGAAGAAGATACCCAGCTTATTAATGAAAAAGTTAATTGA